TTTAACTCTCCCAGATGTGCTCAGTGtgcaatcattttattttaattaatattactattaataaCTAAAATATTGCAGAAGTCTTTCATAGAGAAACATGAGGCCATCGTAGCAAGACACATGTAGTGTTCTTCACAATaacgaaaacaaaaacatgggtggagctacagaatgcaaaataacaCATCATTCATAAAGCATCAGACTGAAGAACAGTGttagatataaataaataactgtaaccCTTTTTAAGCACAAAGTGCCCAACAATTGTCCATAAGGGCAGCAAAATTTCACATCACATTAACATAGCCACAGTGCCCAGCACTGATCTACGAATGCAATATGACAccatgtattacattacattattgacatctAGCAGACAATGCCTAACTTCTCAAAGGggtttggagatgatcaggttGGATAAGTCCTGGTTCTGGGAGCTGAGATGGTGCCTGAGCAGGTGGGCTTTGAGCAGATGCCTCCGAGTGCTCTAAGTATGACGCACACCCAGGTGTCCCACCCTCAGGTGTGCGGGGCAAGTTCTGTACCCTCCAGAGAAGGACTCTATCTGCAAGGCTCATAAAAGCAGAGCCCATCTGGATTtgagtcacactcacacagagctgaattCAGGAGGAACAGATTTTCATAATGTTAGGTACCTTAGACCCACCGCATATTTAGTTTTCTTTAGTATCTTGCAAGGTGTGCAAAGAATTCCTTTTTACACATCTGAAAGACTCATGTGCAAAGTTTGTTATACACAGTATATCCTATTTCTCCCTGTATAATGCGTTAGGCTGGCTCTGTTGGCCTACTCTGGTCAAAAACACACGacaatgcaatgaaatgcagATTAACACAGTGTGTTTCATCCCTGTGGGACCTCAAGGCGCTTTATCTGAAGATGGTCAAAAACCAGACCAAAAACACTGGTGTAGAGCCAGGATTTAAACATGTCTACACAGTCTGAATCTCTGGCCACTTGGCAAAGAATTCCACATTCCATTACTTACTTTTTATGTCCTGctcaagaagaagaaaaaaaaataaaaaaacagaaaagagcaaACATTCCTATACATATGTCTCATGCCACCTATATCCTGTCTCACTGCTCCCGGCCCCAGTCAACCATTTCCCTGACAGTCTCCTACTTctgaacccccctccccccccatcaGTTTAAGAACATCCAGAAgggcacatacagtataaatactgcctgggggctggggagggggggggggggggggtcagtgggCTGCCCAACTCTACCCCCACACCTCTAACTCGAAACACATTCCTATAAGACCCTCGGGAAATGGAAGACCAAACCAAGGGGGAGGCGACTAACAGCCAGGGACCAACTTTTGCTTCACTCTTAAGCAATACTTGGCTTTTCTAAAAGCAACAAAAGACATGGAGCAAGCTGACCATTCAggcatttatgttttataaatattcacTGCAGCCAGTCAGCTTTCAACACATTTTGGGCAAATTAATACTGATACAAAAACCCTCAGTTGAACGAGTAAAAGTTTTGGCTGTCATAGTGTCTTCTGTGTCGAGAAGTCACTAGTAATctcacaataaaacaaacaaacaaaaaagtcttCTGAACTTCTGAAATCAGAATGCCTGGACAAGTCAGGTCAGACACAACCCGCATGTGGTAATGATATTTTCCACCGTAAATCAGAACTACAGTGAAGGACTCAGGTCCAAAAAACCTGGAAAAATCCTTTAGTGAGTACATAGTGCATTGTGTTCTACAAGATGTGGGAGGACCGTGCAACTCCCATGTGCTAAATGAGGTTAGAGGATCCTCAAGATGACCACTAATCTTGACTGATTGCAACAGTGACCTCTGCAATGGCCATTAGACCAAGAGCTAGTCAAGGTCATTACTGACTTGCTTTTCAGAAGTCCTTATCAAGCAACACCAACAGCTCACAGATCATCCAATAATACAGCAAGGTTAATTACCACGCTCAAGGGTTCAGCAGTATTCAACTGACACCTTGGGTTAAGATGCTCAATTCCTTACAAACCATAACAAAGTGGTGCCCATACTGCATTACTGTGGTGTGCAGCACCTGGTGAGCAAATGACTCATCAGTACTGTTGGCCAGCACTATTCAGGATGATGCCACCTGCCACACCCGGGCAGGATATTGACCTGAACAGTTTCTGATGGTCATTAGGAGCTTGTGATCTGTTGGAATGGCAGTCTGGTATTCTTCTGCCAGTTGGCTTACTTTGACAAACTCAGAGTTTTTCCTGGCTAGTTCATGTCTCCagatgtttatgttttcagcCCTGTATTTTCAAGAATAGCATGTCAAAGGATGTTGTGAATTTGGCATGATATTATGCTgaggttatgttttttttgttttttttttaacccgtCGCCCCTTGTTTGAAGACCGCCCCCTCATCTTGTGTTCACTTTGAAAGCTAAATTGTCTAGCTGTTATACTCATTATGAAAGTATAAAGAAAGCCCCTTCGTTTAAAGTTAAGCAAGGCTATGTTTCAGGAACTTTCCAGGAAGCTTTTTATGCTTGTTTGAGTCATGGCCATGCAAAAAATAGAACATACAGCCACAAGAAGTAGGTAAGTATGTGATAAAACTACTTCATACCCTTTTTTCACAGACATGAGAAGGACATGAGATAGCAGCATCACCTTCCATACtccaaataaattaaataaaataaaataaataatacacacacagatattgtTTGTGAAGAGGGTAATTAGGGGATAAGTACAATGCAAACTTGTGCAATACAACAACGACCAAAAAAATCCCCCTGAGGAACTTACTGTGAAAAAGCAGAAGCAAGCGCAGAACAAAGCGTCTTTCTACCGTCTCCATATCCATCTGTTTGTATTTCacttaaaactgaaaatcaaaataattgtCAAAGTTGATACGAGATTTCAGCACGAGGACACGGTCCCACGCTGTTTCGGTGGAGGTTTATATGCTCCGTTACTCTCGAGTCCAGGAAGGTGATGATGGCTGATTACACCTGAGTGCGTACTGACTGTCGACCCGCAACAACAGCAGTTGTGAGTCCCCTCCGTCTAATTGTGGGACAAACTCCGCCCACTTATACCGTTCCTGAAATTCAACTCCTCCGCTAAACTCCTTGCCCCCTTCTCGACTTTAATAACCCtgcaattattttttccttGCACGCCGATTTTCCGCTCTACACTTTTCTTGTTGCCTTTTCTGCTCACATCTTTTGCAAGTCGCTCTTTCTCACAAGCGTGGAAAAGCTTTTCATAGCTACATGTCAACGTGAACTACTAACTCTTTCTTGGATAAAGTCTACGTCAAGAGCGCCAGTGAATAAAGTCCGGATATCATAAATAACTACATTTTAAGTTCGTATCTTATTCTGAGAACTCCACGTGGGTTCACTAAGTTCAACTGGTGTTCCGTTCCTCAACTCGGATTTTTACAAATACCATTGTTTTCCAAAGTAAAAAGGGTAACGTTAACGTATATTTTCTTCATTCGAATTTGGTCTCCGCAGTCCCCCACAACTACAGTTAACATACTTCTCTCACGACTCTGCCTTCCCACGCCGGTTTATCCATATAAAATGATATAAACGTGACATTGTCTTTTTTGGCTTAAATCGTCATCCATTCACCTAAACATAGAAACTTTCGTTTGCTTCCTATTGTCCGCGTTTCCCCAAATACGCAGACGAAATTCTAGCTAGCTACGGTCTGAGATTTCGCCGCAGCACTCAAGTCAGGTCACAAACATTCTTACAAACACGCGAAGGACACAACCTACATAAGATTCGTGTAGATTCTATTCTACCGCAGGACAATGGAATGTTCTGGGAGTTAGTCAATGGCTGAACCGTGCAGAATGATCCCTTTTTGATAAGTGGAAGTACAGAGACAGGTTGCTTAGTTTAATTAATTGCGCTGCAAGAAATTCATTAAATCTTTCCTGatggttgctggttcacatATTTTTCCTCTGGCTTTGAACAATGACCGAGAAACAACTCTGGTATTAACTGTGCTCCTATGTGGATAGATGTGATCTTTTAAAAGAGACATATTCCAGGACCTGGCCTCCTGCACACACTGTCAGCTCTAATGCCCCAAGTATGACAGGAGAGAAAGATGACACGCGTCAAATTGAGGCGCGTGAGTATTTATAGGCCTGGTTGGGGAGCAGTGGGAAGAGATGGCAAGATACGCACAACTCTGAGTCTGagtaaatgactgaaaacattGTATGCTCCGCAGCAGGATTGGGGCCTTCTCAGCAGCAACACTCAATTTGGAGTAAAGCTGCAAAGACATTGTGTTCCTGTGATGAGGGAGGTATGCCTACTTAACATGCAGATAGTTTAAAGGGAATCAAGAAATATACTAATTGAGGTAGATGTGAAGAAAGGGGTCACTTGTTTAAAACCTTGGGCctcccctttcttttttctgactGTCATACTGATAAATTTCCTCTAGTTTCTGTACAGTGTGTAAACTGTGCAATCCTGTTTCCCTCCAATACAAATCAGCAAAAAATTGTCTTATAAAAGATGCAGTTTTTCAAACATTATGTCGTTTCATCTTGGTGCACctgttttttcctccatgtATAACcgtcttgtgtgtgtgtgtgtgtgttttaatacagTGAGTCAATATAAGGACAAGAAAGGCTTTTATCCCCAATGTGGTCCAGCGAGAGAATTTGGAAATGAACTCTGCTGCCACCTAGAAAATGTTGGAGGAACAGccttctaagaaaaaaaaaaactgtagatTAGTATGGTGTGCTATCAGTGGCAAAAACTATTGCATTTGTATTTCACAGCTGGAATTACTGAATGCATTAACCAAATCTATACTTTTTGAATTTGTATTCAATCtgataaaatacaaattcatacagtacaatataGTTTATTCATTCAGTAATACAAATTGTGCAactacaattatttattttccgCCAATAGCACTCTGTAGATGAGCTGTACCCTGTGGGGAGTAAACCCAGGAACAGTGAGGATCCATTTTCCTGCCCTTTTAATGGATTTATTTCTCCTACCAATACCAAACAGTGATGTCCTTTAAATGAGAGCAAAGACAGATTTACAGCTTCATTCAGGGAAAAGGAACTGTTTATTTGGGGTCTTCTATACATACAGTGAGTGAACTCAAGAGAGCATGTGTGTTACACACCAGTCCATAGGCAGCTCTtagtctttttctgtttgtcccTTGGTAGAAGTAGCACCCAGTTGGATCACATGATCCTGGGAGTTGCTCAGGGCGTAATCATTTGTGTGTAGCTTTAACACATGCTCGAGATGACTGAATGGTGACGTGGCTGCCTTCTGCATCAAGGCTGCGTCAGCACATTGGTCTGTGTGTTGAGTACAGAGAGGTCTGACCCTGTCCTTCGCACACGCCTCAGTCTCCTTTGCTCCGATGCTGTTTGATGAAGATCTTGGGTGTAGTCCACCCTTCCGGGGCAGCCTTCAGACCAGCGCGCCTCCAGATCCTCTTCAGGTCTTTCTCAAAACGAGCCTGCAGccaaaacacaagcacattatGCAGGGAAAAATCAACAAAGGCTGTCAGCAAAGAGAGGGAGTCACGTCACATAGCACAGTAGTCTATACATCCACCTGTAATTTTGGGAGTCACATCACATAGCACAGTAGTCTATACATCCACCTGTGATTTTAGATGTCTCTTAAGTCCTTTTACCTTAGGGTATTAAGATTcagcaacaaaattaaaacaccTGTTAGACATTCACAGTTATCGCATTGATGAAAGAGCTACACTCAACACCACATCAATTTGTTAGGCATTAATTAATGTTTAGGCATACTACAGTTATAGGATGAAATAATGAACACAATCAGcatctgttaaaaatgtatactaCTTTTTTGCAGGGTCCAGAATTTCAAACACAATCTGCCAGTCTGCAAATGTGTGCAGATTTTCTTTTCAGCAGGTTAAAGTTGCAGGGTCACTTGCCACTCTGTAGGGTGctttctgcattaaaaaattTATTATGGCCTACTATGCAAATCAAAGAACCCATGTAAAATACAAGATGCCCAAATACATGCCCATTATAGCCCAGTTCCTATTGTTTATTTCACTGCAAGTCAAAGGCAGGacaacactgtcattttcaagcaGTGAAATCTCATGTCGGCCATCTTTGGTTATCCAGTCATGGGCTACATATAACAGTGTGATGCAAATTCGTCTACCACTATTTGGCTATTTGGCTTAATTCGACAACTAACTAGCTAGTCTTGGTGCAAGACTCAGCAGTTACCTATTACCATGTCTGTGAAATCACATATTTTTATAGATGGTTCTactattgatttaaaaatgtagagaCAGTAACTACACTGACTGATTTTGGGTGGCTGTGCAAGAAAGTTTGATTCCAGCCTCACTGATTCTTAGCTAATGTCTGACTGTTAACTAGctagtagtagcagcagtagtagccAACAACACTGTATTTTAGCTGTCAATTTCAGCTGAACATTACCTTGCTGGCTGGTGGTTTTTGCTAATATTATACAATGTTGCAACCATATAGATATGTGTCATGCaggacacatttaaaatgtagacTGATTTGCAATAAATTGGTGAAAATACAACTGactggtgatttttttcatgtaccAGCCTCCCTTATTTTCAGATACTGTTTCTGGATTTTGCTAATTGGAACTTGCTAATTGACTTACTAAAAACAGAGGCAGGTATCCACAGTTGCTCTCTAATTACCCTATACACCTTCAGTGACATTGAAGGTTTGAAGGTTGCAAACAGAATTTCACTGATGAAGACTGCATGCTGAAACTACTGAATCTTTTGCCCCATCTTTCCTCATGTGCCACTAAATTAATTAACGAGCTGATGAGTGCactaaatacaatgaaaaaaaaaactatttcctAATTCCAAATAATTCCTAAccacatttggaaatgaataccAACATGTACCATGTACCTTTTTGATCTATGTACATGCCTAATCTGGACCATTTACTTAGGTTATAATATTATGCAGGCCTTTGATAACACGATAATGTAAAATTGTCACTGACCTGGCATTGTAAAGGCATGGCATGGTGAGTAGGCTAAGGTTGTAAGCTGGCTACAGACACCTGGGTAAAAATCATGGCTACGCTGAAGACAAGACACATGAGCATAACCCTGGCAGCCTGCCCAAGCTCTGGACTGCTGTGTACACCACATGTGCAGCACTACAGCAAGAAACCCCAGCCTTTCTTCCCCAGCAGGACATGGTATTATGACTCTGCAGAAGGCCCTACCGACAGATCCTTCCAAGTGCTGTTACTCCATGCCTTTGTTTCAAGTCCTGGCCTGGCCAGCTTTACCAAAACTTAGCATCAGCTCCCAACACCCTGGGTAAAATTTACCTACAGGGAGATTCTAAATATCAACAGCATTACATCAGACTAGCACTCCCTGACTCCTGCTGGTGAGCTTTTTCTGTGCAACAACGCAACTAGCAGGCAGtcaccagaagaaaaaaaggttaaattGCTGTGGCTAACTTCTTTAACGTGACAACATCAGGTTTTAATTTATTAGTCTGCTCAAAATATGCAATGATTCTGATCACTTTATCTGAACTGCAGCACAGCTCCACTGCACTAGACTTCAAAGTGTACCTCCTCTTGACCTCGTCCCACTCGGCTCACctgtttcctcttcctcctgccctCTTTCACCCTCCTCCTCAGGAACTTGGTGCGTTTCAGCAGCTTCTTGTACTTGTGCCTATTCATCTTCCTGCGCCGGATCTCCAGCACGTTCTTGCAGCTGAGAGGAGTGGAGCCCTCGTTGCCCTCCAGTACCGGGTcgacagcagggggcagcacctTGGACTCTCCCTCAACCTCTCCCTCCTCAAGGGGCTGTTGGGGGGCTTCCAGCAGCGGAGGGAGGGAGTAGCGCAGAGAGAGCCAACTCTCTAAGGGGGACACTGAGAGCTTTCGGGGCACCAAGACCTCCTCCAGCTCCGATTCAAGAGATGTCCATTGCTGAGGTGGCTGTGTGTTACCCGATGGAGATGTGGCATAGTGTCTTGCCCTTCCACATGGGGGTGTGGAGAAAGCAGAGCAGACCCGTCTCACAGCACCGCCTGCTGACTGTGAGAACTGTAGTACACCTGATCACATAAAGGGGGtgagcaaataaaaacattatgaGCAAAACTCTCTTTTCATACACAGTGCTATCAACAATGATTGATACTTTGTAACAATCTTTAATGACTTACCAGGCACACCAGATATTGCATTCAGCCTAACGACCACCTTTGAAAGAAacattatcttttttgtttttcatgtgtcGTCAAACAGCAAGCAGACAGATAATTGTTTCCTGAAATATAAAAGATGagctcagaaaacaaataacTCTCTTCACGTCATCAATCAATACCTTTGCTCAACAGTTCTGACTCTGCAAGTTGAAACACAAGTTACAGCTATCTCCGTTACaagcaagcaaaaacaaatagttaTATTATCATTTACcgtaagaaaaaaatatattagactgtctctctcatatatattatatatacatgcacaggTTATATGTTTCAATATAAATTACTGCCAGCTAATGTACATAGCCCCTGTTAtttaactgaatatttacatagctagctaactggcttgCAATATAACAATCTACCTGCGTAGAACATTAATTTATTCTCTTGCGAACGATGGCGACTTAcagtttcataatttttttttttaaacaataacagGTGTAAAGAAATTTTAAATGGCCGTCATCGCTACCTGTTTAGGCGACAACGTTATATAATTTGTCTGGATATCTAACAGTCAACAACCTTCTCTTGATGACTGCACTGAAATTGTTAGACTGTCTAAATAATTAACTTTCTAATTATTGCTACTGGCTTAATGGCTACCACATATACACCTAGTCCTAGGCTAGCTACATTATATAAgtaaaagcacacagacaagcTAGTTAGCTGACCAGCTAGCTACCTGACTGGACTAGCAACGAACatatcaaatttaaaatgagtgCTTCAGAACTATTTTCCAGTATAGTCATCTTTTTCCATAACATACAGCTATCTATTTACAGCCGATTATTTCAGAGTGAAAATGGAAACAGTAAACGTTAGTTATTTCCCCCTAATAAGTTACTTACCAagactagctagccagctagctaaatttTCACCGTTCAATGTGACTCCGAGGCAACACTTCCTGTCCAAACATCTAAATCGTCCCCCTATCTTCCTGTGTCTTTCCACACTTATGATTCCGGAAGAAATTCGTTGCATATGGttccaaaacattttgtatagaaagatttattattattattattattattattattattattattattattattattattattattattattattattattattactactactactactattacctTATTGTGTTTCAGGACACGTCACAGATTTATTGATATAGGATAGCTCTAACTGCCTGAGCCTAATATAGGcctatgtgtgtacatacatatgatATTATCAACATATTGTTCAAATAGTATCATTTACAATATTCCTACATGTCTGCGGAGGGCAGTCTTACAATGCTCCAAGCATGGTCTTCACTGCAACGCCAATGCCAAATAGAACACGTCGTTTAGTGGGGGGTTTAGTTGCTGATATATTTAGCTACTGAATAcaacactattattattagttttcaAATGATTTACCCATAGAATTGATCTTGATTCATTGAATAGTATTATTATCCTAGAAGATCAATTCAAAATGGCTCATATTTTTCAATTTGCACCAAGTTCAAAAGTTCTTAACACATTTCAGAGTTTGAAATTATGAactatttggaaatattttgaattattttggtgTTGTAGAGCAGGTGCTCTAACACTCTAATTGGTAACATTGCCGGTGTTAGGTCACTTGTGTGATCTtacaccatttttttcctcagttcagATACAAAATACTGTGATACCAACTGAAAAAATTGCTGGGACAATTCGTTTTGGGGCCACTAAGAAGGAATTACCAATATTTTTGCCCAAAATCTCCATGTTCGCATTATTCATGAAGTTCATGAAGGCAATTGAGTGTAATTCACTGGGAGGTATGGTGTTATGGCTTATTTGTCATCGTCATCATTGTATGGTTTTCACACCTCCAATTCTAGGTTCTTGATCCATGTCCTGAAAGGTTCGCCACATTCATTTATGATGTTATATATGCCTGTCACATTTGTCACTGGGTGCTCCATTACTAGGTGTTCAGTGTCTTGCATGTCTGCCCCGCAAGCTGGGCAGGATGGTGTCTTATTTGTGTGGACCACCAATGAACTGCAATAGGTCTGTAACAAATTTGCTTTGGAACAAAGTGCCCAGGTCTGAATGTTGCCTTTGTGAGACATTGTGAATGCCAAATAAAAAATCCCACACTATTTCCTGGCCACCTGTTTCCCTGATTATTATGGCAGCAGAAGACTTTTATTGGCTCCAGGCTCTAGTGCTTTGCTTCTTTCAGCCTGCTCCATATGGCAGAGCAAAGGGAATGGTATCCCCTCTCTCTGGTGACCACCTTCAACATGGAACATCTGTGGGGTCGTACATTCTGGTTACGTGGTAGAAAGAGCTTCCCACCACAGCCAGAGCAGCAGAGTAACTGGCCATCTTCCAGCACAAACTCAAAACCTTCACCTTtgcagactgcatcttggctgCCCTAAGACTGACCTTGCCCTTTCCTGGCACTAAATGATTGTGTACGTTGTTACTCATTGTTTTGCTCTTCTATGTATTGCACCTTTACGGAAGCACTGCTCTACATATTGAGACTTTAGTTCTTACGTTATTTCTCAACTGACAATTTGTTTTAGGTATGTCACTATGGTCATTGTACCACTAGGTTTATAAATTGACACTCTTGTTCAAATGTGTCACTGAATGTTTTCTGTACCTGTTTTTCACACGGTCTCATAAGTTATAGTAATGTAACTTGCTTTGGAAATCATTCTTGAAAAGAGAATTTGCcaaatgtatgaatataaatacaaaaacacctCACAGCTGACACTGGCCATTTTaagatttcattattttccagaaTGTTACAGCAGAAATTAATTAACgttcatgcttttttttcctgagcaaTGTTTCTAAATATCcatgtaaattaaatattttaaactgacCCTTTGGGGTCACTATGGGGTGCATATTACTTGCCTCAGATGGAATGTGTTCCTACCTTGTGGAATGGATGTTTTTAGTCCTTTTGTTGCCCCCTGATAGAGCTGTAATCATGAAATAAGATGCCAACACTGAGCTTGTCTGCCAGAGGCAAGTGATGCACAGTGCCTTTAATAACGCTGGTACACCTGAATTACGAACTGGGGACAGGAGTAATACGAGTGTCTGTGATCAAATTAAATCGATTCTATTCTTTATTTTAGAAACATATTGGTTTCAATAATGACCTCGCTATTTGTCTTCGTGTCTCTTATCGGGGTGTATCAGCAAAGAACACTAAGGACTCCTTATCTATCTAGTCCAAATGCAACACTGCAGGAAAAATAACAATAGTAACATTTTATGATCAGTTGCTGACATCTGTCAGCTTTTACACAGATAATCATCTTTTTTGCAATATTACATGATGAGACATATGGTTCAATGTACCTTACCCACTGCGTTCAAAATGCAAGTACAATATTTCCATCTGCCATCATACCTGAAAAAGGCAGTGGTGTGACGTTGTCACTCCCAAGactaaaaaaatacacataaatgctCATATACCCAGTTTTCTTTATTCcagttattttttcctcttggcagtatttacaaaagaaaaagcaatatTTACAGTAAGACTTTCATACAAGAACTCACTTCAGCGTTTGATatcaaacagaacacaaataCAATCATTTGAATGGAGAACACTGCAGTGCGGCGATGGTTTCATGATGGTTAACATTTGGAATATCAAAGTCCTGCTATCAGCGGCATGggtttgtgctttattttattt
This portion of the Megalops cyprinoides isolate fMegCyp1 chromosome 7, fMegCyp1.pri, whole genome shotgun sequence genome encodes:
- the aurkaip1 gene encoding aurora kinase A-interacting protein, whose translation is MFLSKVVVRLNAISGVPGVLQFSQSAGGAVRRVCSAFSTPPCGRARHYATSPSGNTQPPQQWTSLESELEEVLVPRKLSVSPLESWLSLRYSLPPLLEAPQQPLEEGEVEGESKVLPPAVDPVLEGNEGSTPLSCKNVLEIRRRKMNRHKYKKLLKRTKFLRRRVKEGRRKRKQARFEKDLKRIWRRAGLKAAPEGWTTPKIFIKQHRSKGD